In Populus alba chromosome 1, ASM523922v2, whole genome shotgun sequence, a single window of DNA contains:
- the LOC118063594 gene encoding BES1/BZR1 homolog protein 4 isoform X1, which translates to MTSGTRLPTWKERENNKRRERRRRAIAAKIFSGLRMYGNYKLPKHCDNNEVLKALCNEAGWTVEPDGTTFRKGCKPVERMDILGVSATTSPCSSYHPSPCASYNPSPGSSSFPSPASSSYAANANMDCNSLIPWLKNLSSASSSASSSKLPHLYLHGGSISAPVTPPLSSPTARTARIKADWEDQSIRPGWGGQHYSFLPSSTPPSPGRQIVPDPEWFRGIRIPQGGPTSPTFSLVASNPFGFKEEALAGGGSNGGSRMWTPGQSGTCSPAIAAGSDHTADIPMAEISDEFAFRCNATGLVKPWEGERIHEECGSDDLELTLGNSRTR; encoded by the exons ATGACTTCAGGTACGAGACTACCAACatggaaagaaagagagaacaacaagagaagagaaaggagaagaagagccATTGCAGCAAAGATATTTTCTGGGCTAAGAATGTATGGCAACTACAAGCTTCCAAAACATTGTGACAATAATGAAGTCCTTAAAGCCCTCTGCAATGAGGCTGGCTGGACCGTCGAGCCCGATGGCACTACTTTCCGTAAG ggaTGCAAACCTGTAGAACGCATGGACATTCTTGGTGTTTCTGCAACAACAAGTCCATGCTCCTCGTACCACCCTAGCCCTTGTGCGTCCTACAACCCAAGTCCTGGATCCTCTTCCTTTCCCAGTCCAGCTTCATCCTCATATGCTGCTAATGCCAATATGGATTGCAATTCCCTCATACCATGGCTCAAAAACCTCTCATCGGCATCTTCATCAGCTTCCTCCTCTAAGCTTCCTCATCTCTACCTCCATGGTGGCTCCATAAGTGCTCCTGTTACTCCTCCTTTGAGCTCTCCAACAGCTCGAACCGCTCGAATAAAAGCTGACTGGGAAGACCAATCTATCCGCCCAGGCTGGGGTGGGCAGCACTACTCCTTCTTGCCATCTTCAACTCCACCAAGTCCTGGCCGCCAAATTGTTCCCGATCCAGAATGGTTTAGGGGGATTCGAATACCACAAGGCGGTCCAACGTCTCCCACATTCAGCCTAGTTGCCTCCAACCCATTTGGCTTCAAGGAAGAGGCTTTAGCTGGTGGTGGATCCAATGGTGGATCCCGCATGTGGACTCCAGGTCAAAGTGGTACATGTTCACCTGCCATTGCAGCTGGCTCTGATCATACAGCTGATATTCCCATGGCCGAGATTTCAGATGAGTTTGCATTCCGATGTAATGCAACTGGTCTAGTGAAGCCATGGGAAGGAGAGAGGATCCATGAAGAATGTGGATCAGACGATCTAGAGCTTACGCTTGGGAACTCAAGAACCAGGTGA
- the LOC118063594 gene encoding BES1/BZR1 homolog protein 4 isoform X2 has protein sequence MTSGTRLPTWKERENNKRRERRRRAIAAKIFSGLRMYGNYKLPKHCDNNEVLKALCNEAGWTVEPDGTTFRKGCKPVERMDILGVSATTSPCSSYHPSPCASYNPSPGSSSFPSPASSSYAANANMDCNSLIPWLKNLSSASSSASSSKLPHLYLHGGSISAPVTPPLSSPTARTARIKADWEDQSIRPGWGGQHYSFLPSSTPPSPGRQIVPDPEWFRGIRIPQGGPTSPTFSLVASNPFGFKEEALAGGGSNGGSRMWTPGQSGTCSPAIAAGSDHTADIPMAEISDEFAFRCNATGLVKPWEGERIHEECGSDDLELTLGNSRTR, from the exons ATGACTTCAGGTACGAGACTACCAACatggaaagaaagagagaacaacaagagaagagaaaggagaagaagagccATTGCAGCAAAGATATTTTCTGGGCTAAGAATGTATGGCAACTACAAGCTTCCAAAACATTGTGACAATAATGAAGTCCTTAAAGCCCTCTGCAATGAGGCTGGCTGGACCGTCGAGCCCGATGGCACTACTTTCCGTAAG ggaTGCAAACCTGTAGAACGCATGGACATTCTTGGTGTTTCTGCAACAACAAGTCCATGCTCCTCGTACCACCCTAGCCCTTGTGCGTCCTACAACCCAAGTCCTGGATCCTCTTCCTTTCCCAGTCCAGCTTCATCCTCATATGCTGCTAATGCCAATATGGATTGCAATTCCCTCATACCATGGCTCAAAAACCTCTCATCGGCATCTTCATCAGCTTCCTCCTCTAAGCTTCCTCATCTCTACCTCCATGGTGGCTCCATAAGTGCTCCTGTTACTCCTCCTTTGAGCTCTCCAACAGCTCGAACCGCTCGAATAAAAGCTGACTGGGAAGACCAATCTATCCGCCCAGGCTGGGGTGGGCAGCACTACTCCTTCTTGCCATCTTCAACTCCACCAAGTCCTGGCCGCCAAATTGTTCCCGATCCAGAATGGTTTAGGGGGATTCGAATACCACAAGGCGGTCCAACGTCTCCCACATTCAGCCTAGTTGCCTCCAACCCATTTGGCTTCAAGGAAGAGGCTTTAGCTGGTGGTGGATCCAATGGTGGATCCCGCATGTGGACTCCAGGTCAAAGTGGTACATGTTCACCTGCCATTGCAGCTGGCTCTGATCATACAGCTGATATTCCCATGGCCGAGATTTCAGATGAGTTTGCATTCCGATGTAATGCAACTGGTCTAGTGAAGCCATGGGAAGGAGAGAGGATCCATGAAGAATGTGGATCAGACGATCTAGAGCTTACGCTTGGGAACTCAAGAACCAG ATAA